The following coding sequences are from one Coleofasciculus sp. FACHB-1120 window:
- a CDS encoding serine/threonine protein kinase yields the protein MIGILLDQRYQVIQALGQGGFGHTYIAQDTRRPGNPSCVVKHLKPATSNPEFLQTARRLFNSEAETLEKLGNHDQIPRLLAYFEEQEEFYLVQEFIDGHPLSVELPPGQQWSESQVIQLLSEVLSILEFVHENGVIHRDLKPDNLIRRSSDKKLVLVDFGAVKQVQMQSVIAQEGMNETVAIGTPGYMPSEQGQGRPRPSSDLYALGMIGIQALTGMNPRQLAEDPDSGEILWRHLAQVSDGLAAVLSQMVRHYFKFRYQSATEALRSLASLTNPNSPAAIAAVLGQKVRGYWKDGSVSANKALRSLQERTNPHVSPNNAPAPISTPAIAPPTDNTVTIATGNSSEKTVDSPASVVDEATPPTAPATQNTVTIAPGNPAPAPISSSSSLDSGLKSPNKLPLLIGASTAIFVIAIGVIFASRQVPSSPETAKNQITAPAKNEVKNTCVVVLSSSNVRSLDGRKKTGDVVKAGTKVSVTGKEESGWIEINSPVSGWIWKGRTKNTCPSK from the coding sequence ATGATAGGCATATTACTAGACCAGCGCTACCAGGTGATCCAGGCGCTAGGCCAAGGTGGATTTGGTCATACTTACATTGCCCAAGACACGCGCCGACCTGGGAACCCTAGCTGCGTTGTTAAACACCTCAAACCCGCTACTAGCAATCCCGAATTTTTACAAACAGCGAGACGCCTGTTTAATAGCGAAGCTGAAACTCTAGAAAAGTTGGGGAACCACGACCAAATTCCCCGGCTGTTAGCTTACTTTGAGGAGCAGGAAGAGTTCTACTTAGTGCAGGAATTTATCGACGGACATCCTCTGAGTGTGGAACTACCACCAGGTCAGCAGTGGAGCGAAAGTCAGGTGATTCAACTGCTGTCTGAAGTCTTATCCATTTTGGAATTTGTACACGAGAATGGGGTGATTCATCGGGATCTCAAACCGGATAATTTAATTCGCCGTTCTTCCGATAAGAAGTTAGTTTTGGTGGATTTTGGTGCCGTCAAACAGGTACAGATGCAATCCGTCATTGCTCAAGAAGGGATGAATGAAACGGTTGCGATTGGCACCCCAGGCTATATGCCTAGCGAACAGGGACAAGGCAGACCCCGCCCCAGTAGCGATCTTTACGCCCTCGGTATGATTGGTATCCAAGCCTTGACCGGGATGAATCCCAGGCAACTAGCAGAAGATCCTGACAGCGGGGAGATTCTCTGGCGGCACTTGGCTCAAGTGAGCGATGGGTTAGCCGCTGTCCTGAGCCAGATGGTACGCCACTACTTCAAATTCCGCTACCAGTCAGCAACCGAGGCATTGCGATCGCTTGCTTCCCTAACCAATCCGAATTCCCCGGCAGCGATCGCCGCAGTCTTGGGACAGAAGGTGCGCGGTTACTGGAAAGACGGTTCTGTGTCGGCAAATAAGGCACTGCGCTCGCTTCAAGAACGCACCAATCCCCACGTCTCGCCCAATAACGCCCCTGCTCCTATTTCCACCCCGGCGATCGCGCCCCCTACGGACAATACCGTAACCATTGCTACAGGCAATTCATCGGAAAAGACAGTGGATTCTCCGGCTAGCGTCGTAGATGAAGCAACGCCTCCAACCGCACCCGCCACGCAGAACACGGTGACAATTGCTCCTGGAAATCCCGCCCCAGCTCCGATTAGTTCGTCGTCCAGCCTGGATTCTGGACTTAAATCTCCTAACAAATTGCCGCTGTTAATTGGAGCAAGCACTGCTATCTTTGTCATTGCAATTGGGGTAATTTTTGCAAGTCGTCAAGTCCCGTCCTCTCCTGAAACGGCTAAAAATCAAATTACTGCGCCAGCTAAAAATGAAGTGAAAAACACTTGTGTTGTTGTTCTTAGTTCATCCAATGTCCGCTCTTTGGATGGACGAAAGAAAACAGGGGATGTTGTGAAAGCAGGAACCAAAGTCTCTGTGACTGGAAAAGAAGAAAGTGGCTGGATAGAAATTAACTCTCCAGTCTCCGGTTGGATTTGGAAGGGTCGGACAAAAAATACCTGTCCTTCTAAATAG
- the ylqF gene encoding ribosome biogenesis GTPase YlqF: MTTPSIQWYPGHIAKAEKALKEQLKRVDVVLEVRDARIPISTHHPRVPEWIGGKAKVLVLNRTDMISPAVRQLWTEWFRERGETPYFTDAQHGKGVAAVAQAAQAAGVEMNQRRSDRGMLPRPVRAVAIGFPNVGKSALINRLLGKRVVESARRAGVTRQLRWIRISDEIELLDAPGVLPSKLENQPAAFKLAICDDIGEASYDNQRVASALVDLLKTLNAPDADLFLLKSLQSRYGVEPSSFAGDEYLQAVADERHKGDVERTARQLLNDFRTGLLGAIPLELPPV, translated from the coding sequence ATGACGACTCCTTCAATTCAGTGGTATCCCGGACACATTGCCAAGGCTGAGAAAGCGCTTAAAGAACAGCTCAAGCGTGTGGATGTGGTATTGGAAGTGCGAGACGCCCGAATTCCCATCTCTACGCACCATCCCCGCGTGCCAGAGTGGATAGGCGGCAAGGCAAAGGTATTGGTACTCAACCGCACGGATATGATTTCTCCCGCAGTCCGGCAACTCTGGACTGAGTGGTTTAGGGAGCGGGGAGAAACGCCATACTTCACAGATGCCCAGCATGGGAAGGGTGTGGCAGCAGTGGCACAGGCGGCGCAGGCAGCGGGTGTAGAGATGAATCAACGAAGAAGCGATCGCGGGATGCTTCCTCGTCCAGTCCGTGCCGTTGCGATTGGGTTTCCCAATGTGGGCAAATCGGCGCTCATTAATCGTTTATTAGGAAAGCGGGTGGTAGAAAGCGCCCGTCGTGCGGGTGTAACGCGCCAGCTGCGCTGGATACGCATTTCCGATGAGATTGAACTTTTAGATGCCCCTGGCGTTTTGCCTTCCAAATTAGAAAATCAGCCTGCTGCCTTCAAGTTGGCGATTTGTGATGATATTGGTGAGGCGTCTTACGACAATCAACGAGTGGCATCTGCGTTAGTCGATTTGCTCAAAACTCTCAACGCCCCCGATGCCGATTTATTTCTATTGAAGTCTTTACAATCTCGCTACGGAGTCGAGCCGAGTTCCTTCGCAGGCGACGAATATCTACAAGCTGTGGCAGATGAACGTCATAAAGGCGATGTAGAGCGCACAGCACGACAGCTATTAAATGATTTTCGCACGGGTTTATTAGGTGCGATTCCCCTAGAATTGCCGCCAGTCTGA
- a CDS encoding universal stress protein — protein sequence MFKTVLFPVDQSREAREAADVVVNVVQKYGSKLILLSVVEETSPEPEVSPLNSDAAMTSPEAVAELLKTAQNLFADQGIQSQTIERQGKPAFTICDVADEIDADLIVMGCRGLGLTEEGMTDSVTNRVINLSPCPVLIVP from the coding sequence ATGTTCAAGACTGTTCTGTTTCCTGTCGATCAAAGTCGAGAAGCGCGCGAAGCGGCTGATGTCGTTGTGAATGTTGTGCAAAAGTATGGTAGTAAATTAATTTTGCTTTCGGTGGTAGAAGAAACCAGCCCAGAGCCAGAGGTGTCGCCGCTAAATTCAGATGCTGCAATGACATCGCCAGAAGCAGTCGCCGAACTGCTCAAAACAGCTCAAAATTTATTTGCCGATCAAGGCATCCAGTCTCAAACGATTGAGCGTCAAGGCAAACCAGCTTTTACCATCTGCGATGTTGCTGACGAAATTGACGCTGATTTAATTGTGATGGGCTGTCGAGGACTGGGTTTGACTGAAGAAGGCATGACTGACAGCGTCACAAACCGGGTGATTAATTTATCGCCTTGTCCGGTGTTGATTGTTCCTTAG
- a CDS encoding phosphoglycerate kinase, whose translation MSKKTVANLSASDLSGKRVLVRADFNVPLDNGNITDDTRIRAALPTIQDLTSKGAKVILSSHFGRPKGVDDKYRLTPVAKRLSELLGKEVVKTDDCIGDDVAAKVGAMQDGDVLLLENVRFYPEEEKNDPEFAKKLASVADLYVNDAFGTAHRAHASTEGVTKYLSPSVAGYLIEKELQYLQSAIESPQRPLAAIIGGSKVSSKIGVIETLLDKCDKLILGGGMIFTFYKARGLSVGKSLVEEDKLELAKSLEAKAKERGVQLLLPTDVILADNFAADANAQTVSIDAIPDGWMGLDIGPDSVKFFQESLADCKTVIWNGPMGVFEFPQFAKGTEAIARTLADLTKSGTTTIIGGGDSVAAVEQLNLGEQMSHISTGGGASLELLEGKELPGIAALNDA comes from the coding sequence GTGTCCAAGAAAACTGTAGCAAATTTATCGGCATCCGATTTATCCGGCAAAAGGGTACTGGTACGGGCGGATTTTAATGTACCGCTGGACAATGGCAACATTACTGACGATACTCGCATTCGGGCAGCTCTGCCGACAATTCAGGATTTAACTTCCAAAGGCGCTAAGGTAATTCTGTCTAGTCACTTTGGGCGTCCCAAAGGTGTCGATGATAAATACCGCCTGACGCCGGTGGCAAAGCGCCTGTCTGAATTGCTGGGTAAAGAAGTTGTCAAGACTGACGACTGTATCGGTGATGATGTCGCTGCCAAGGTGGGGGCGATGCAAGATGGCGACGTGCTGCTGCTGGAAAATGTCCGCTTCTACCCGGAAGAAGAGAAGAATGACCCAGAATTCGCTAAAAAACTGGCTTCAGTTGCCGATTTATATGTGAATGATGCGTTTGGAACAGCTCACCGCGCTCATGCTTCTACAGAAGGTGTAACCAAGTATCTCAGCCCATCGGTGGCGGGGTACTTGATTGAAAAGGAACTCCAGTATCTGCAAAGCGCGATTGAAAGTCCTCAGCGTCCTTTGGCAGCAATTATCGGGGGTTCCAAGGTTTCTAGCAAGATTGGCGTCATCGAAACGCTGCTGGATAAGTGCGATAAGCTGATCCTGGGCGGCGGCATGATTTTTACCTTCTACAAGGCTCGTGGGCTAAGTGTCGGGAAGTCGCTGGTGGAAGAAGATAAGTTAGAACTGGCGAAGTCTTTGGAAGCGAAGGCGAAAGAGCGTGGTGTTCAACTGCTATTGCCGACAGATGTCATCCTTGCAGATAATTTTGCGGCTGATGCCAATGCTCAAACGGTTAGCATTGACGCCATTCCCGATGGTTGGATGGGTTTGGATATTGGTCCTGACTCGGTGAAATTCTTCCAGGAATCGCTTGCTGATTGCAAGACGGTAATCTGGAATGGTCCGATGGGAGTATTCGAGTTTCCGCAATTTGCCAAGGGAACGGAAGCGATCGCGCGGACTCTGGCGGATCTCACGAAGAGTGGGACGACTACGATTATCGGCGGTGGCGACTCGGTGGCAGCCGTAGAACAGTTGAACTTGGGCGAACAAATGAGCCACATCTCCACTGGCGGTGGCGCAAGTCTGGAGTTGCTGGAAGGGAAGGAACTTCCTGGTATTGCGGCGTTGAATGATGCCTAA
- a CDS encoding serine/threonine-protein kinase, whose protein sequence is MLQAQQVLQGRYQLQEKLGQNAGRQTWLATDIEASPPQQVIVKLLAFSPQMQWDEFKLFEREAQVLKNLDYPKIPRYRDYFSLDKQVGAGLCWFGLVQEYIPGASLQKLLKQGKRFTEAQVRQIATEVLNILIYLHELSPPLLHRDIKPSNLIWGEDEQIYLVDFGAVQDSAVAEGVTFTVVGTTGYAPLEQFWGKAVPASDLYALGATLIHLLTGIAPADLPQKNLRIHFSDKVSLNSDFVRWIEAIAEPDLEQRYRTARQALEDLKANRSLNALLQQIRQPVGSRVQLWKSSTQLKIKIPGRGILLLTDILTFTGKLMLVATSVISLFLLGLLLLWLGFLTFYMLLSLLSSIHLIFSLILSILSTLFLGRLWMSVHNELWKIPADLKWPILNYWGDYCIEFYQDSFVIKRQLFGLKYLSHQGKISSIKNVEAIPLEGVTLETGLLKYCFAQNLTEPERNWIARQIQDWLR, encoded by the coding sequence ATGCTGCAAGCACAGCAGGTATTGCAAGGGCGTTATCAACTTCAAGAAAAATTAGGACAAAATGCTGGGCGTCAAACCTGGCTGGCAACTGACATTGAGGCATCACCGCCACAACAAGTCATCGTCAAATTGCTAGCCTTCAGCCCCCAGATGCAGTGGGACGAATTCAAGCTATTTGAGCGCGAAGCGCAAGTTCTGAAAAATCTCGATTACCCCAAAATTCCCCGGTATCGAGATTATTTTTCCCTCGATAAGCAGGTTGGTGCTGGTTTGTGCTGGTTTGGATTGGTGCAAGAATACATTCCCGGTGCCTCCCTGCAAAAATTATTAAAACAGGGCAAACGCTTTACCGAAGCCCAGGTGCGGCAGATTGCCACCGAGGTACTGAATATTCTCATCTATCTGCACGAGTTAAGCCCGCCGTTGCTGCACCGCGACATCAAGCCCAGCAACTTGATTTGGGGAGAAGATGAACAAATTTATCTAGTGGATTTTGGTGCAGTTCAAGATTCTGCCGTGGCGGAGGGAGTCACCTTCACTGTGGTGGGAACCACTGGCTATGCGCCCCTAGAGCAATTTTGGGGAAAGGCAGTTCCGGCATCCGACTTGTATGCGCTGGGGGCGACTTTGATCCATTTGTTAACCGGCATCGCCCCGGCAGATTTGCCCCAAAAGAATTTACGGATTCACTTTAGCGACAAGGTTAGCCTTAACTCCGATTTTGTACGGTGGATTGAAGCGATCGCAGAACCCGATTTAGAGCAACGATATCGTACCGCCCGTCAAGCACTGGAAGACCTTAAAGCCAATCGTTCTCTCAACGCTCTCCTGCAACAAATCCGTCAGCCTGTTGGCAGTCGCGTTCAGCTTTGGAAGTCTTCTACCCAGTTAAAAATCAAAATTCCTGGGCGGGGAATATTGCTACTTACAGACATTCTCACCTTTACAGGGAAATTGATGCTAGTAGCGACCTCTGTCATCTCTCTATTTCTGCTAGGTTTATTGCTGTTATGGCTAGGTTTCTTAACATTTTATATGCTCTTGTCCTTGTTGTCATCGATTCATTTAATATTTTCGTTGATTTTATCCATTCTATCAACACTGTTTTTGGGTCGGCTATGGATGAGCGTACATAATGAATTGTGGAAAATTCCAGCCGATTTGAAATGGCCCATACTCAATTATTGGGGAGATTATTGTATCGAATTCTATCAAGATAGCTTTGTAATAAAAAGGCAATTGTTTGGGTTGAAATATCTTAGCCACCAGGGAAAAATTTCTAGCATCAAAAATGTTGAAGCAATTCCTTTAGAAGGAGTCACTCTCGAAACTGGCTTGCTGAAATACTGTTTCGCTCAGAACCTGACTGAACCTGAACGTAACTGGATAGCTCGACAGATCCAAGACTGGCTGAGATAG
- a CDS encoding type IV pilin-like G/H family protein, translating to MLQAEKVLQGRYHLTQQLGQNAGRKTWLAEDLEAEPSESVIVKLLAFSPQMQWEELKLFEREAQVLKNLNHPRIPTYRDYFSLDEQAGGGLPWFGLVQDYIPGSSLRQLLDKGKKFTPEQVRYVATDILEILIYLHELSPPVLHRDIKPSNIILGEDRQFYLVDFGAVQDRAKAEGVTFTVVGTSGYAPPEQLWGRAVPASDLYALGATLIHLLTGTPPSELPQHQMRIQFSDKVSLNPNFSSWIEKLIEPAPEKRFSTAREALEALQQVESFKSSDSETEAQANGNSVRYGRLALSTALPLFTFMALIAAIALPSFFAKRAIIEKSEARQSVGAMNRGQKAYFIENNEFSNSVEKLGIGMKTQKGNYEYATRVLASKAAFNYAIPHRNNKSYVGGVFIVPAKSSDAVKGKMKTIAILCESNAVGATKLPEPIYNNGKPACPAGTLEIPKEQIGR from the coding sequence ATGCTGCAAGCAGAAAAGGTCTTACAGGGGCGTTATCACCTCACACAACAACTGGGACAAAATGCAGGGCGTAAAACCTGGCTGGCAGAAGATTTAGAAGCCGAACCCAGCGAATCGGTAATTGTTAAATTGCTAGCTTTCAGTCCTCAAATGCAGTGGGAGGAACTCAAGCTTTTTGAACGGGAAGCTCAAGTTTTGAAAAACTTAAACCATCCCAGAATTCCAACCTATCGAGATTATTTTTCTCTCGACGAACAGGCGGGTGGCGGCTTACCTTGGTTTGGATTAGTGCAGGATTACATTCCCGGCAGTTCCCTGCGTCAGCTATTAGATAAAGGCAAAAAATTTACACCAGAGCAGGTACGCTATGTTGCCACGGACATCCTAGAAATTCTAATTTATCTGCACGAATTAAGTCCGCCTGTATTACATCGAGACATTAAACCTAGCAACATAATTTTGGGGGAAGATCGGCAGTTTTATTTAGTTGATTTTGGTGCGGTTCAAGACCGCGCTAAGGCAGAGGGTGTTACCTTTACTGTGGTAGGAACCAGTGGCTATGCGCCGCCAGAACAGTTGTGGGGACGTGCAGTTCCAGCATCAGACCTTTATGCGCTAGGAGCCACCCTAATTCACTTGTTAACTGGAACGCCGCCTTCTGAGTTACCGCAGCATCAGATGCGGATTCAATTTAGCGATAAAGTCAGCCTCAATCCCAATTTCAGCAGTTGGATTGAGAAGCTTATAGAGCCAGCTCCAGAAAAACGATTCAGCACGGCACGCGAGGCACTTGAAGCTTTGCAACAAGTGGAAAGTTTTAAAAGCTCCGATAGCGAAACAGAGGCTCAGGCAAATGGCAATTCGGTTCGTTATGGTCGTTTAGCACTTTCAACTGCGCTGCCATTATTTACTTTTATGGCTCTCATCGCGGCTATTGCTCTGCCAAGTTTTTTTGCCAAACGGGCAATCATTGAAAAATCCGAAGCAAGACAATCTGTTGGGGCAATGAATCGTGGTCAGAAAGCTTATTTCATAGAAAACAATGAATTTTCTAATTCGGTTGAAAAACTAGGAATTGGCATGAAAACTCAGAAAGGAAACTACGAATATGCAACTCGTGTGCTGGCGAGTAAAGCTGCATTTAACTACGCAATACCCCATCGTAATAACAAAAGCTATGTTGGAGGTGTGTTTATAGTACCTGCAAAATCCTCAGATGCTGTTAAGGGCAAGATGAAAACAATAGCAATTTTGTGTGAATCTAATGCTGTTGGTGCTACCAAACTACCAGAGCCAATTTATAACAATGGCAAACCAGCCTGTCCTGCGGGCACACTAGAGATACCAAAAGAGCAGATAGGAAGGTAG